The following proteins are co-located in the Silene latifolia isolate original U9 population chromosome 1, ASM4854445v1, whole genome shotgun sequence genome:
- the LOC141597612 gene encoding protein NUCLEAR FUSION DEFECTIVE 4-like, whose translation MAQGGCADTMSLTTQFFQGRFFVVFSTIMILSFIGTSYIFGIYSNDIKATLGYDQTTLNLISFFKDFGAYVSVHVGLLGEVSPPWVVLCLGGVVNFVGYFFIWLSVTHKIARPPVWLMCLYITIGANSMGFANTGGLVPCVKNFPENRGVVIGLLKGYIGLGGAVMAQLYHALYGSDNQVEGIILIIAWLPALALILFSFSVRVLKTVDRQVKREKKFFNQTLYMGLACAAFILVMILVQRNFEFSRGAYGASFATIMALLILPIFLVYREERYTWKSNRESNNNQSNSNTNSELKIVSQIDAPVSKNKDLVSPSPSVTPTLNSVPWYRNVFSPPVSGEDHTILQATFSIDMIILYLATICGIGGNLTTIDNLGQIGASLGYSKKSIGTFVSLVSIWQYLGRVLGGFISEWLLTRFKLPRPLCLTFILFLSCIGHLLIAFDVSYGLYIASVILGFCFGAEWTYLFTIISELFGLKYYATLYNYGSLAAPLGSYIFNVKIAGHLYDREGIRQLEALGLTRKAGQELVCSGVKCYQLSYIIIAACTFFTGVVSLILVSRTRKFYRGDIYKRFQGGETELPSTNDKVSNQDGKGLE comes from the coding sequence ATGGCTCAAGGAGGTTGCGCCGATACCATGAGTCTCACAACACAATTTTTCCAGGGTCGGTTTTTTGTCGTCTTTTCGACTATCATGATCCTTTCCTTCATAGGTACATCTTACATTTTTGGGATATACTCAAATGATATTAAGGCAACCCTTGGTTATGACCAAACTACCCTTAATCTCATAAGCTTTTTTAAGGACTTTGGTGCATATGTAAGTGTACATGTTGGTTTACTAGGTGAGGTATCTCCCCCTTGGGTTGTCCTATGCCTTGGGGGAGTTGTCAATTTTGTAGGGTATTTCTTTATTTGGTTATCCGTGACCCACAAAATCGCTCGCCCGCCCGTTTGGTTAATGTGTCTATATATTACAATTGGGGCTAATTCAATGGGCTTTGCGAATACAGGTGGGCTTGTACCCTGTGTCAAAAATTTCCCTGAAAATCGCGGTGTTGTAATTGGGCTTTTGAAGGGGTATATTGGGCTTGGTGGGGCTGTTATGGCCCAACTTTACCATGCCTTGTATGGGAGTGATAATCAAGTTGAAGGGATCATTTTGATCATTGCTTGGCTTCCTGCACTTGCATTGATACTGTTTTCGTTCAGTGTTCGGGTTCTTAAGACGGTGGATCGACAGGTTAAAAGAGAAAAAAAGTTTTTCAATCAAACTCTTTACATGGGTCTGGCTTGTGCAGCCTTTATTTTGGTCATGATCCTAGTTCAAAGAAATTTCGAGTTTAGTAGAGGCGCTTATGGAGCGAGTTTTGCTACTATTATGGCTCTTCTTATACTACCCATCTTTCTCGTCTATAGAGAAGAGCGGTATACTTGGAAATCCAACCGCGAGTCTAATAACAACCAGTCCAATTCCAATACTAATTCCGAGCTAAAGATTGTGTCCCAAATTGATGCACCAGTGTCAAAAAATAAGGATTTGGTTAGCCCAAGTCCATCTGTGACGCCTACCCTAAATTCGGTACCATGGTATAGGAATGTGTTTAGTCCTCCTGTTTCCGGAGAGGACCACACGATCTTACAAGCGACATTTAGTATCGATATGATAATTTTGTACCTAGCCACAATATGTGGTATAGGAGGAAATTTGACCACCATAGACAATTTGGGTCAGATTGGGGCATCCTTGGGGTACTCTAAAAAAAGTATTGGAACATTTGTTTCATTAGTTTCGATATGGCAATATCTAGGCCGAGTTTTGGGAGGGTTCATATCCGAGTGGTTATTAACCAGGTTCAAGTTACCTAGACCACTTTGCCTAACCTtcatcctctttttatcatgcaTAGGCCACCTTCTTATAGCCTTTGATGTTTCTTATGGACTCTATATCGCGTCAGTTATCCTCGGGTTTTGCTTTGGGGCAGAGTGGACTTACCTATTCACGATCATTTCCGAGCTCTTTGGTCTAAAGTACTATGCCACATTGTACAATTATGGGTCATTAGCGGCCCCACTTGGGTCATACATATTCAATGTTAAAATTGCGGGACATTTATATGATCGTGAAGGGATTCGACAATTGGAGGCGTTAGGGCTTACTAGGAAGGCAGGACAAGAGTTAGTTTGCTCTGGAGTCAAGTGTTACCAACTATCTTACATCATAATTGCTGCTTGTACGTTTTTTACCGGGGTTGTGTCGTTGATTCTCGTATCTAGAACTAGAAAATTCTACCGGGGAGATATATATAAGAGGTTTCAAGGTGGTGAAACTGAATTGCCTTCGACAAATGACAAGGTATCGAACCAGGATGGTAAAGGTTTGGAATAA